In Sorghum bicolor cultivar BTx623 chromosome 10, Sorghum_bicolor_NCBIv3, whole genome shotgun sequence, one genomic interval encodes:
- the LOC8061953 gene encoding heat stress transcription factor C-2b isoform X1, which yields MLISSSCRAVPTQICKCFLLDKKRKKLVSCLAAAMKFSKHSFSWRLMTEIRKQTWAEAENRDPPSAVAKQSNMGTLNMHGENLFCPVLLWISARTEKAKTLYIQDGFRKVDPDRWEFAHASFLRGQTHLLRNIVRRGSSGSAGGGGGGGGGKRKDAPASVNPVEPSAEDIAMVATEVVRLKQEQRTIDDRVAAMWRRVQETERRPKQMLAFLLKVVGDRDRLHRLVGDGGTAAAPGPDNNGFASGGAAAAEEGGEKRARLLLDGDNMVALGPEAVDFAGFYSGGGVFGFGDVAVDAAAGSGGGGCSFAFGGGY from the exons ATGCTCATCAGTAGCTCTTGCCGTGCTGTACCAACGCAAATCTGTAAATGCTTTTTGTTGgacaaaaaaagaaagaaattggTAAGCTGTCTAGCTGCAGCAATGAAATTCTCAAAACATTCTTTTTCTTGGAGATTGATGACTGAAATTCGTAAACAAACATGGGCAGAGGCAGAGAATAGAGATCCGCCGTCGGCCGTGGCCAAACAGTCCAATATGGGCACCCTGAATATGCATGGAGAAAATCTGTTTTGCCCTGTTTTACTATGGATTTCTGCAAGAACCGAAAAGGCTAAAACTTTGTACATACAGGAC GGGTTCCGCAAGGTTGATCCGGACCGGTGGGAGTTCGCGCACGCGTCGTTCCTGCGCGGCCAGACCCACCTCCTGCGCAACATCGTCCGCcgcggcagcagcggcagcgccggaggcggaggcggaggcggcggcggcaagagGAAGGACGCACCAGCGTCGGTCAACCCCGTCGAGCCTTCCGCGGAGGACATCGCCATGGTGGCCACGGAGGTGGTGCGCCTCAAGCAGGAGCAGCGCACCATCGACGACCGCGTCGCCGCCATGTGGCGCCGCGTGCAGGAGACGGAGCGCAGGCCCAAGCAGATGCTGGCTTTCCTCCTCAAGGTCGTCGGCGACCGCGACAGGCTGCACCGCCTCGTCGGCGACGGCggcaccgccgccgcgccggggcCAGATAATAACGGGTTCGCCTCcgggggcgccgccgccgccgaggaggGCGGCGAGAAGCGGGCCAGGCTGCTGCTCGACGGTGACAACATGGTGGCGCTCGGCCCCGAGGCCGTCGACTTCGCCGGGTTCtacagcggcggcggcgtgttCGGGTTCGGCGACGTCGCCGTGGACGCTGCCGCGgggtccggcggcggcgggtgctCGTTTGCGTTCGGCGGCGGGTACTGA
- the LOC8061953 gene encoding heat stress transcription factor C-2b isoform X4 has protein sequence MGTLNMHGENLFCPVLLWISARTEKAKTLYIQDGFRKVDPDRWEFAHASFLRGQTHLLRNIVRRGSSGSAGGGGGGGGGKRKDAPASVNPVEPSAEDIAMVATEVVRLKQEQRTIDDRVAAMWRRVQETERRPKQMLAFLLKVVGDRDRLHRLVGDGGTAAAPGPDNNGFASGGAAAAEEGGEKRARLLLDGDNMVALGPEAVDFAGFYSGGGVFGFGDVAVDAAAGSGGGGCSFAFGGGY, from the exons ATGGGCACCCTGAATATGCATGGAGAAAATCTGTTTTGCCCTGTTTTACTATGGATTTCTGCAAGAACCGAAAAGGCTAAAACTTTGTACATACAGGAC GGGTTCCGCAAGGTTGATCCGGACCGGTGGGAGTTCGCGCACGCGTCGTTCCTGCGCGGCCAGACCCACCTCCTGCGCAACATCGTCCGCcgcggcagcagcggcagcgccggaggcggaggcggaggcggcggcggcaagagGAAGGACGCACCAGCGTCGGTCAACCCCGTCGAGCCTTCCGCGGAGGACATCGCCATGGTGGCCACGGAGGTGGTGCGCCTCAAGCAGGAGCAGCGCACCATCGACGACCGCGTCGCCGCCATGTGGCGCCGCGTGCAGGAGACGGAGCGCAGGCCCAAGCAGATGCTGGCTTTCCTCCTCAAGGTCGTCGGCGACCGCGACAGGCTGCACCGCCTCGTCGGCGACGGCggcaccgccgccgcgccggggcCAGATAATAACGGGTTCGCCTCcgggggcgccgccgccgccgaggaggGCGGCGAGAAGCGGGCCAGGCTGCTGCTCGACGGTGACAACATGGTGGCGCTCGGCCCCGAGGCCGTCGACTTCGCCGGGTTCtacagcggcggcggcgtgttCGGGTTCGGCGACGTCGCCGTGGACGCTGCCGCGgggtccggcggcggcgggtgctCGTTTGCGTTCGGCGGCGGGTACTGA
- the LOC8061953 gene encoding heat stress transcription factor C-2b isoform X3: MLFVGQKKKEIEAENRDPPSAVAKQSNMGTLNMHGENLFCPVLLWISARTEKAKTLYIQDGFRKVDPDRWEFAHASFLRGQTHLLRNIVRRGSSGSAGGGGGGGGGKRKDAPASVNPVEPSAEDIAMVATEVVRLKQEQRTIDDRVAAMWRRVQETERRPKQMLAFLLKVVGDRDRLHRLVGDGGTAAAPGPDNNGFASGGAAAAEEGGEKRARLLLDGDNMVALGPEAVDFAGFYSGGGVFGFGDVAVDAAAGSGGGGCSFAFGGGY; encoded by the exons ATGCTTTTTGTTGgacaaaaaaagaaagaaattg AGGCAGAGAATAGAGATCCGCCGTCGGCCGTGGCCAAACAGTCCAATATGGGCACCCTGAATATGCATGGAGAAAATCTGTTTTGCCCTGTTTTACTATGGATTTCTGCAAGAACCGAAAAGGCTAAAACTTTGTACATACAGGAC GGGTTCCGCAAGGTTGATCCGGACCGGTGGGAGTTCGCGCACGCGTCGTTCCTGCGCGGCCAGACCCACCTCCTGCGCAACATCGTCCGCcgcggcagcagcggcagcgccggaggcggaggcggaggcggcggcggcaagagGAAGGACGCACCAGCGTCGGTCAACCCCGTCGAGCCTTCCGCGGAGGACATCGCCATGGTGGCCACGGAGGTGGTGCGCCTCAAGCAGGAGCAGCGCACCATCGACGACCGCGTCGCCGCCATGTGGCGCCGCGTGCAGGAGACGGAGCGCAGGCCCAAGCAGATGCTGGCTTTCCTCCTCAAGGTCGTCGGCGACCGCGACAGGCTGCACCGCCTCGTCGGCGACGGCggcaccgccgccgcgccggggcCAGATAATAACGGGTTCGCCTCcgggggcgccgccgccgccgaggaggGCGGCGAGAAGCGGGCCAGGCTGCTGCTCGACGGTGACAACATGGTGGCGCTCGGCCCCGAGGCCGTCGACTTCGCCGGGTTCtacagcggcggcggcgtgttCGGGTTCGGCGACGTCGCCGTGGACGCTGCCGCGgggtccggcggcggcgggtgctCGTTTGCGTTCGGCGGCGGGTACTGA
- the LOC8061953 gene encoding heat stress transcription factor C-2b isoform X2, with protein MAAGAGGGAAAPFVWKTYMMVEDPGTDGVIGWGKGNNSFVVADPFVFSQTLLPAHFKHNNFSSFVRQLNTYGFRKVDPDRWEFAHASFLRGQTHLLRNIVRRGSSGSAGGGGGGGGGKRKDAPASVNPVEPSAEDIAMVATEVVRLKQEQRTIDDRVAAMWRRVQETERRPKQMLAFLLKVVGDRDRLHRLVGDGGTAAAPGPDNNGFASGGAAAAEEGGEKRARLLLDGDNMVALGPEAVDFAGFYSGGGVFGFGDVAVDAAAGSGGGGCSFAFGGGY; from the exons ATGGCGGCGGGCGCcggaggcggcgcggcggcgccgttCGTGTGGAAGACGTACATGATGGTGGAGGACCCCGGGACGGACGGGGTGATCGGGTGGGGGAAAGGCAACAACAGCTTCGTCGTCGCCGACCCCTTCGTCTTCTCGCAGACGCTGCTCCCCGCGCACTTCAAGCACAACAACTTCTCCAGCTTCGTCCGACAGCTCAACACCTAT GGGTTCCGCAAGGTTGATCCGGACCGGTGGGAGTTCGCGCACGCGTCGTTCCTGCGCGGCCAGACCCACCTCCTGCGCAACATCGTCCGCcgcggcagcagcggcagcgccggaggcggaggcggaggcggcggcggcaagagGAAGGACGCACCAGCGTCGGTCAACCCCGTCGAGCCTTCCGCGGAGGACATCGCCATGGTGGCCACGGAGGTGGTGCGCCTCAAGCAGGAGCAGCGCACCATCGACGACCGCGTCGCCGCCATGTGGCGCCGCGTGCAGGAGACGGAGCGCAGGCCCAAGCAGATGCTGGCTTTCCTCCTCAAGGTCGTCGGCGACCGCGACAGGCTGCACCGCCTCGTCGGCGACGGCggcaccgccgccgcgccggggcCAGATAATAACGGGTTCGCCTCcgggggcgccgccgccgccgaggaggGCGGCGAGAAGCGGGCCAGGCTGCTGCTCGACGGTGACAACATGGTGGCGCTCGGCCCCGAGGCCGTCGACTTCGCCGGGTTCtacagcggcggcggcgtgttCGGGTTCGGCGACGTCGCCGTGGACGCTGCCGCGgggtccggcggcggcgggtgctCGTTTGCGTTCGGCGGCGGGTACTGA